From Amphritea atlantica, a single genomic window includes:
- a CDS encoding BCCT family transporter produces the protein MLADKGFFLGVHPGMGVASKAMVLAFVLFTIMNVDFANGIYSDVKSWIQATLSWYYVTVVSLVLFFSIWLAFSRFGHLRLGKDDEKPEFGFMTWFSMLFSCAIGTGILFWSIAEPIFHFQGNPFMEMAGIAEGTSEAAQMAMRITLFHWGLHGWAIYILVGLMLAYFAYRRGLPLTVRSALYPILGNRIYGPIGHAVDLLAIFSTLFGTATTLGLGVSQMNAGLNYLFDIEISTTTQVILIAVISVIGTLSAVSGVEKGIKFLSIWNIRISAILILFFLLAGPTVFLLGLFTTSVGDYLWNLIPMGFWTDPNPESQWQGWWTIFYWGWWLSWGPLVGMFIARISRGRTIRQFLLTALTIPPLGGFLWIVIFGGTALHIELYGAGGIVDAVNSNMTLALYQTIEAIGVEALTWPMAALATFMIITWFVTSADSGTLVICTILSVGNKNPPQRFRIIWGLGLGAVAAVLLMAGGLKALQTASIAAALPFSVVLLFMCAALVKGLNDEANGVVYPTAPQQPEVEEEDNGALLATEVKASS, from the coding sequence ATGTTAGCAGATAAGGGGTTCTTCCTCGGGGTTCACCCTGGGATGGGGGTCGCTTCCAAAGCTATGGTGCTGGCCTTTGTCCTGTTCACCATAATGAATGTAGATTTCGCTAATGGAATCTACAGCGATGTAAAAAGCTGGATTCAAGCCACACTGAGCTGGTATTACGTCACCGTCGTTAGCCTGGTTTTGTTCTTTTCTATCTGGCTGGCCTTCAGCCGCTTCGGTCATTTGCGTCTTGGTAAAGATGATGAGAAACCCGAATTCGGTTTCATGACCTGGTTTTCGATGCTGTTCAGCTGTGCTATAGGCACCGGTATTCTGTTCTGGAGCATAGCTGAACCCATTTTCCACTTTCAGGGTAACCCGTTCATGGAGATGGCGGGGATAGCAGAAGGTACCAGTGAAGCCGCTCAGATGGCAATGCGTATCACCCTGTTTCACTGGGGTCTGCATGGCTGGGCAATCTACATTCTTGTCGGTCTGATGCTGGCTTATTTTGCCTACCGTCGGGGGCTGCCACTGACGGTTCGATCTGCGCTTTACCCTATTCTGGGTAACCGGATTTATGGACCTATCGGCCATGCGGTTGACCTGCTGGCGATCTTCAGTACCCTGTTTGGTACTGCAACAACACTGGGATTGGGTGTATCCCAGATGAATGCTGGCCTGAACTATCTGTTCGATATAGAGATCTCGACCACGACACAAGTGATCCTGATCGCCGTTATCTCTGTCATCGGTACACTGTCCGCAGTATCCGGCGTAGAAAAAGGCATTAAGTTCCTCAGTATCTGGAACATTCGAATCAGCGCTATTCTGATTCTGTTTTTCCTGTTGGCTGGTCCTACCGTATTCCTGTTGGGCTTATTCACCACCAGTGTAGGGGATTACCTCTGGAACCTGATTCCTATGGGTTTCTGGACCGATCCTAATCCAGAAAGTCAGTGGCAGGGCTGGTGGACAATCTTCTACTGGGGCTGGTGGTTATCCTGGGGACCTCTGGTTGGCATGTTCATCGCCCGTATCTCTCGCGGCCGTACTATTCGTCAATTCTTATTAACAGCACTGACTATTCCACCACTGGGAGGTTTCCTGTGGATCGTAATTTTCGGTGGTACCGCGCTGCATATTGAGCTTTATGGTGCCGGCGGTATTGTGGATGCGGTCAATAGTAATATGACACTTGCGCTGTACCAGACAATTGAAGCGATCGGGGTGGAGGCACTGACCTGGCCAATGGCTGCCCTGGCGACCTTCATGATCATCACCTGGTTTGTGACCTCGGCGGATTCCGGTACGTTGGTTATCTGTACTATTCTCTCCGTGGGCAACAAGAACCCACCGCAGCGCTTCCGTATTATCTGGGGTCTTGGTCTGGGTGCCGTTGCTGCCGTACTGCTGATGGCGGGTGGCCTTAAAGCCCTGCAAACCGCATCGATTGCTGCCGCACTGCCCTTCTCTGTCGTACTGCTGTTTATGTGCGCGGCCCTGGTGAAGGGACTCAACGACGAAGCTAACGGAGT
- a CDS encoding LLM class flavin-dependent oxidoreductase, which yields MKFSLFAHMERVNEEQTQVQLYEEFLSLCDMADNGGMCTVWTGEHHGMNFTIAPNPFLNLIDLARRTKNVRLGTGTVIAPFWDPIRLAGEAAMTDIITDGRLELGIARGAYSFEYERMVKGGIDAWEAGERLREMVPAVKGLWAGNHSMDSKHYSYPETTSSPKPLSEKGPPIWVAARDINSHEFAVENDCNVQVTPLWQGLDEVEGLMDKFNQACNTHDKRPKIMILQHAYVGKDEAELARAAKQLNEFYCYFGAWFKNERPINQGLIKPLSQADIDAHPFYSADQMRKDLMIGTSKQIIDRLKHYQDLGYDEFAYWSDSGMTREQKETSLARFIDEVMPAFT from the coding sequence ATGAAATTTTCTCTATTTGCACATATGGAACGGGTCAACGAAGAACAGACTCAGGTTCAGTTATATGAAGAGTTTCTGTCTTTATGTGATATGGCCGATAACGGTGGCATGTGCACGGTCTGGACCGGTGAACACCATGGTATGAACTTTACCATTGCGCCTAATCCGTTTCTGAATCTGATCGATTTAGCCCGCAGAACTAAAAATGTCCGCCTTGGAACAGGTACGGTCATAGCACCATTCTGGGATCCTATCAGACTCGCGGGTGAAGCCGCGATGACCGATATTATCACCGATGGCCGTCTGGAGCTTGGTATCGCCCGTGGGGCATACTCATTTGAGTATGAGCGCATGGTTAAAGGTGGCATTGATGCCTGGGAAGCCGGTGAACGGCTACGCGAAATGGTTCCTGCAGTCAAAGGGCTCTGGGCAGGTAACCACTCGATGGACAGTAAGCATTATAGCTATCCTGAAACGACATCTTCACCCAAACCGCTATCCGAAAAAGGCCCGCCGATCTGGGTTGCTGCACGCGATATTAACAGCCACGAATTTGCTGTTGAAAATGACTGCAATGTCCAGGTTACGCCGCTATGGCAGGGCTTAGATGAAGTCGAAGGGTTGATGGATAAGTTTAATCAGGCCTGTAATACCCATGATAAGCGTCCGAAGATCATGATATTGCAGCACGCTTATGTCGGTAAAGATGAGGCAGAGCTGGCCCGTGCAGCCAAACAGTTAAATGAATTCTACTGTTACTTCGGTGCCTGGTTCAAAAACGAGCGGCCTATCAATCAGGGGTTGATCAAACCGCTGAGCCAGGCCGATATTGATGCACACCCGTTCTACTCGGCTGATCAGATGCGTAAAGATCTGATGATAGGTACATCAAAGCAGATTATTGATCGTTTAAAGCACTACCAGGACTTAGGCTATGACGAATTTGCTTACTGGTCTGATTCAGGTATGACCCGCGAGCAAAAAGAAACGTCTCTTGCACGCTTCATCGATGAAGTAATGCCTGCATTTACCTAA
- a CDS encoding aldehyde dehydrogenase, with translation MTNNNLPHYQLLIDGAWVEGTDNQVMRSSNPANGNDWATFACANKDDVDRAVKAARRNLESGPWAAMNATQRGALLYRLADLVEKNAQRLGEVETTDSGKLAAETVSQSSYVASYYRYYAGLADKIEGATLPIDKPDMHVFTTPVPIGVVAAVVPWNAQMFLTASKLGPALAAGCTVVLKASELAPAPLFELGKLIQEAGIPDGVVSIITGDAANCAIPLTSHPDIDRLAFTGGPETAKHVIRNTAENFAVTSLELGGKSPIIVFEDADLESAANGLIAGNFGASGQSCVAGSRAFIQRSVLAELTKKIEEKAKQIVIGDPQSSSTHIGPLCTVAQVECIEATLAKAVEQGATIRFGGQRAPQYGSQNYFQPTMVECPNDQIETLKTEMFGPVMSIVAFDTEEEAIAMANDSIYGLGSGVFTQNIARAHRVSSKIQSGICWVNTYRVTSPIAPFGGINQSGYGREAGVQAVLDYIRTKTTWINTSSEPMSNPFVIR, from the coding sequence ATGACAAACAATAACTTACCTCATTACCAATTATTGATCGACGGGGCGTGGGTCGAGGGTACTGATAACCAGGTCATGCGTAGCAGTAACCCTGCGAACGGCAATGACTGGGCAACGTTTGCCTGTGCTAATAAAGACGATGTTGATCGCGCAGTGAAGGCCGCCAGACGCAATCTGGAGTCCGGTCCCTGGGCTGCCATGAATGCCACTCAGCGTGGCGCACTGCTGTATCGCTTAGCAGATCTGGTTGAGAAAAATGCGCAACGACTGGGTGAAGTAGAGACGACCGACAGCGGAAAACTTGCAGCGGAGACGGTTAGCCAGTCAAGCTATGTCGCCAGCTATTATCGTTACTATGCCGGCCTGGCTGATAAGATCGAAGGGGCAACGCTACCCATCGATAAGCCTGATATGCATGTCTTTACGACACCGGTTCCGATCGGTGTGGTTGCGGCCGTAGTGCCCTGGAATGCACAAATGTTCCTTACCGCTTCAAAGCTGGGGCCTGCGTTAGCTGCGGGCTGTACCGTGGTTCTGAAAGCGTCGGAATTAGCGCCGGCACCGTTGTTTGAACTGGGTAAGTTAATTCAGGAAGCCGGTATTCCTGATGGTGTGGTATCGATTATTACGGGTGATGCTGCAAACTGCGCTATCCCTTTGACTTCGCATCCCGATATTGATCGTCTGGCGTTTACCGGTGGTCCGGAAACCGCCAAGCATGTGATTCGAAATACCGCAGAGAACTTTGCAGTGACCTCGCTCGAGCTGGGTGGCAAATCACCTATCATCGTGTTTGAGGATGCCGATCTGGAAAGTGCCGCGAATGGTCTGATCGCGGGTAACTTTGGTGCATCCGGACAATCCTGTGTTGCCGGATCCCGGGCTTTCATTCAGCGTTCTGTTTTAGCTGAACTGACGAAAAAGATTGAAGAAAAAGCGAAGCAGATTGTTATAGGCGATCCCCAGTCAAGCAGCACTCATATAGGTCCTTTATGTACAGTCGCTCAGGTTGAGTGCATTGAGGCTACCCTTGCTAAAGCTGTTGAACAGGGCGCAACTATCCGTTTTGGCGGCCAGCGTGCGCCACAGTATGGCTCACAAAACTACTTCCAGCCGACCATGGTTGAGTGTCCGAATGATCAGATTGAAACCCTCAAAACTGAGATGTTCGGACCGGTTATGTCGATCGTTGCTTTTGATACCGAAGAAGAAGCGATCGCGATGGCGAACGACAGTATCTACGGCTTGGGTTCCGGCGTCTTTACGCAGAACATTGCCCGGGCACACCGTGTATCGAGCAAGATTCAGTCGGGTATTTGCTGGGTAAATACCTATCGGGTGACTTCACCTATCGCGCCTTTTGGTGGTATCAACCAGTCCGGTTATGGCCGTGAAGCGGGTGTACAGGCGGTGCTTGATTACATCAGAACTAAAACGACCTGGATTAATACCTCATCCGAGCCGATGAGCAATCCATTCGTTATCAGGTGA
- a CDS encoding amino acid synthesis family protein, whose amino-acid sequence MKPEIRKIVSFEEETFIEGFKAAETPVRMFAVAAVIKNPWAGRYVENLRPEVLAYGPILGEILTNKISAMAGGATNIEAFGKAAVVGQNGEIEHASALIHTLHFGNIFREAVQAKSFLSFTNTRGPANAPIMIPMMDKDDGGRRSHYLTLQFNISDAPGPDEVVVVLGAATGGRPHHRIGDRYQELKELGHDVENPAAV is encoded by the coding sequence ATGAAGCCTGAAATCAGAAAAATAGTTAGTTTTGAAGAAGAAACCTTTATTGAAGGATTTAAAGCCGCCGAAACGCCGGTACGTATGTTTGCTGTTGCAGCGGTTATTAAAAACCCATGGGCAGGACGTTATGTTGAAAACCTGCGTCCGGAAGTGCTCGCCTATGGCCCAATCCTGGGTGAAATTCTGACTAACAAAATCAGTGCGATGGCCGGCGGTGCAACGAATATTGAGGCTTTTGGTAAAGCTGCTGTCGTTGGACAAAACGGCGAAATTGAACATGCTTCAGCACTCATCCATACACTGCATTTTGGAAATATTTTTCGCGAGGCGGTACAGGCTAAGTCATTCTTATCTTTCACTAACACTCGCGGCCCTGCGAATGCGCCTATTATGATTCCAATGATGGATAAAGATGATGGCGGCCGCCGTTCACACTACCTGACTCTGCAATTCAATATTTCAGATGCTCCGGGACCCGATGAAGTCGTCGTTGTTTTAGGCGCGGCAACCGGTGGCCGGCCTCATCATCGAATTGGTGACAGATATCAGGAACTGAAGGAATTGGGGCATGACGTTGAAAACCCAGCAGCGGTATAA
- a CDS encoding alpha/beta hydrolase, with protein sequence MTLKTQQRYKSENGIAYLKYGSGSPIVLVHGVGLRAEAWLNQIETLTQRHTVYAIDMPGHGESDLLAEEDSDLDDYVDAIAAWIDSEIREPVIMMGHSMGSMIALNFGIRYKAMCIGIAALNSVYRRTPQAEQAVQQRALDMIKNPALDKVTTPIKRWFNRDPQGFEKQMADLCEQWLLAAPTAGYARAYRVFSRNDGPQDEALAALEIPVIFITGDGDSNSSGEMSQRMAALCPNGRYAVIENARHMVPMTHPDEMNQLLAEFIKQCGTQVRNQI encoded by the coding sequence ATGACGTTGAAAACCCAGCAGCGGTATAAGTCAGAAAACGGAATAGCTTATCTTAAGTACGGCTCTGGTTCGCCTATCGTGCTGGTGCACGGCGTAGGCTTGCGTGCAGAAGCCTGGCTAAACCAGATAGAGACGCTTACTCAGCGGCATACAGTGTACGCAATCGATATGCCCGGTCATGGGGAAAGCGATCTTCTGGCAGAGGAAGACTCAGACCTGGATGACTACGTCGATGCGATTGCCGCCTGGATAGATTCTGAAATCAGGGAGCCCGTCATCATGATGGGCCACTCGATGGGATCGATGATCGCCCTTAACTTTGGGATCCGTTACAAGGCGATGTGTATCGGGATTGCCGCGCTGAATTCGGTTTATCGCAGAACGCCCCAGGCCGAGCAGGCGGTTCAGCAGCGCGCTCTGGATATGATCAAAAATCCAGCTTTGGACAAAGTTACGACACCCATTAAGCGTTGGTTTAATCGGGATCCACAGGGGTTTGAAAAGCAGATGGCTGACCTGTGTGAGCAGTGGTTGCTGGCAGCGCCCACTGCCGGTTATGCCCGAGCTTATCGCGTTTTTAGTCGGAATGATGGTCCGCAGGATGAAGCATTAGCCGCGCTTGAGATACCGGTCATCTTTATTACCGGTGATGGCGATAGCAATTCATCAGGCGAAATGTCACAACGTATGGCCGCACTGTGTCCGAATGGACGTTATGCAGTGATTGAGAATGCCCGACATATGGTCCCGATGACGCATCCCGATGAAATGAATCAGTTACTCGCCGAATTTATAAAGCAATGCGGCACACAAGTAAGGAATCAGATATGA
- a CDS encoding GntR family transcriptional regulator, with protein MLKVDRPKTLKENALESLRDAITSDHIKPGERLIERSLCESMGVSRTVVRECIRHLESERLIVGVPNAGFIVASISGEEVKEIYELRILLECSAVKSCALKADKAVIAELRLLCKEIADCLRKEQVMQALKLTTVFYRLIFTTGGKHITWDVVERLNARISRLRAMTLSTAARRDKGPENLSKIVDAIEQHDTDRAEAICKQHLTEAAEVAAEMI; from the coding sequence ATGCTGAAGGTAGATAGACCAAAAACGTTAAAAGAAAATGCTCTGGAATCTTTGCGAGATGCGATCACCAGCGATCACATTAAGCCAGGAGAACGCCTGATAGAACGCAGTTTATGCGAAAGTATGGGGGTTAGCCGCACAGTGGTTCGTGAGTGTATAAGGCATTTAGAAAGCGAACGGCTAATTGTGGGTGTCCCTAATGCGGGCTTTATTGTTGCAAGCATCAGTGGCGAAGAAGTTAAAGAGATTTATGAACTGCGGATTCTACTGGAATGCTCTGCAGTGAAAAGTTGCGCCCTGAAGGCTGATAAAGCGGTTATTGCTGAGCTGCGCCTGCTCTGTAAAGAGATCGCTGATTGCCTGAGAAAAGAACAAGTGATGCAGGCGCTGAAGCTGACCACTGTATTTTACAGACTCATTTTCACCACCGGCGGTAAACATATCACCTGGGATGTGGTTGAACGATTGAATGCCCGGATTTCCCGTTTGCGCGCCATGACGCTGAGCACCGCTGCGCGACGCGACAAGGGGCCAGAAAATTTAAGTAAAATAGTTGATGCAATCGAACAGCATGATACTGATCGCGCCGAAGCAATTTGCAAACAGCATCTGACTGAAGCCGCTGAAGTTGCCGCTGAAATGATTTAA
- a CDS encoding carboxymuconolactone decarboxylase family protein, protein MDKALFELGLSKRKATLGEEYVTNNLAKADAFNLPFQEAMTEWCWGFGWGDDTIDVKTRSLMNLTMIAALGKMHEWELHLRGAITNGVTVDEIRSAIHVIAIYCGVPQGVECFRIARDVLEELELI, encoded by the coding sequence ATGGATAAAGCACTGTTTGAATTAGGTTTGAGTAAGCGTAAGGCCACTCTGGGTGAAGAATATGTCACTAATAATTTGGCTAAAGCAGATGCCTTTAACTTACCTTTCCAGGAAGCCATGACCGAATGGTGTTGGGGATTTGGCTGGGGAGACGACACCATTGATGTGAAGACCCGCTCACTGATGAATCTCACTATGATCGCCGCCTTGGGCAAGATGCATGAATGGGAGCTTCATCTGCGTGGGGCAATCACAAACGGTGTCACTGTCGATGAAATCAGGTCTGCAATTCATGTAATCGCTATTTACTGTGGCGTACCTCAGGGTGTGGAATGTTTCAGAATCGCAAGAGACGTTCTGGAAGAACTCGAACTCATATAA
- a CDS encoding flavin reductase family protein: MTTIDTRELRNAFGSFMTGVTVVTAVSESGEKVGFTANSFTSVSVDPPLLLVCPANNLSSFDIFNNCKHFAVNILAEDQQDISNTFASAKGDRFEGINWHSDDNGCPIIDGTVAHFSCSTYSNIPAGDHILLVGQISDFSANEKLGLGYAKGGYFSLGMEHRAEELTHSLDGVVGAIIEYDNKVLLTSTEQGYSLPQVASSSDQGSHKTIRNYLESQGLDCEMGSVYSVYENLDAQKFTTYYRANANNDTVNQSGVYIDIDKIADLNFVSSDIQSMLQRFVLEKQNGVFRLYVGDNKTGDIH; this comes from the coding sequence ATGACAACTATTGATACCCGTGAGCTGCGTAATGCGTTTGGCTCATTCATGACGGGCGTTACCGTTGTAACGGCGGTCAGCGAATCAGGTGAGAAAGTTGGTTTCACGGCTAACTCTTTTACCTCCGTTTCTGTAGATCCACCTTTGTTATTGGTGTGCCCGGCAAATAATCTGTCGAGCTTCGATATTTTTAATAACTGCAAACACTTTGCTGTAAATATCCTTGCCGAAGATCAACAGGATATTTCAAACACCTTTGCCAGCGCCAAAGGCGATCGCTTTGAAGGTATTAACTGGCATAGCGATGACAACGGGTGCCCGATCATAGATGGCACAGTGGCGCATTTTTCCTGCTCGACCTATAGCAATATTCCCGCGGGAGATCATATCCTGCTGGTTGGCCAGATCAGTGACTTCAGCGCGAATGAAAAGCTTGGCCTGGGCTACGCCAAAGGGGGTTATTTCAGTTTAGGTATGGAGCACCGTGCCGAAGAGCTGACTCACTCTCTTGATGGTGTTGTTGGCGCTATTATTGAGTACGACAATAAAGTATTACTCACTTCGACTGAGCAAGGTTACAGCTTGCCACAGGTTGCCAGCAGTTCTGATCAGGGCTCACATAAGACCATTCGCAACTACCTTGAAAGCCAGGGACTGGATTGCGAAATGGGTTCCGTCTACTCCGTTTACGAAAACCTGGACGCGCAAAAGTTCACTACCTATTACCGTGCCAACGCAAACAACGATACGGTGAATCAATCAGGCGTGTATATCGATATCGATAAGATCGCAGATCTTAATTTTGTGTCTTCGGATATACAGAGCATGTTACAGCGATTTGTTCTCGAGAAACAAAACGGCGTGTTCCGTTTGTATGTCGGGGACAACAAAACCGGCGATATTCACTAA
- a CDS encoding NAD-dependent succinate-semialdehyde dehydrogenase, with translation MSILNLKDQSLLRTQSYINGEWLDADSGKTFAVTDPSNGREIAQVADLGAAETRRAIEVADQAMQGWKKKTAKERSVILRKWFDLMMENQDDLAIIMTAEQGKVFAESKGEVAYGASFVEWFAEEAKRVYGDVIPNTTADRRSIVIKQPIGVVAAVTPWNFPNAMITRKAAPALAVGCAIVLKPAAETPLSALALAELADRAGIPAGLFNVVAGTAAPEIGAELTSNPIVKKFTFTGSTPIGKLLMQQCAQTVKRTSMELGGNAPVLVFEDADLDKAVAGAISAKYRNAGQTCICANRIIVQDTVYDAFVEKFTAAVNKFSLGNGFDSATTIGPLITAKAAANVHALVVDAQAKGASVTTGGQIDTLGEAFYQPTVLAHLSNNMRIAKEEIFGPVAPVFKFSTEDEAIAMANDTEFGLASYIFTKDISRVWRVSEAIDYGMVGVNEVAISSEVIPFGGVKESGQGREGSKYGLDDYLEIKYICMGDI, from the coding sequence ATGTCTATTTTAAATCTGAAAGATCAATCCTTGTTAAGAACCCAGTCGTATATCAACGGAGAGTGGCTGGATGCGGATTCGGGAAAGACGTTTGCGGTAACCGATCCCTCAAACGGAAGGGAGATAGCGCAAGTCGCGGACCTGGGCGCTGCCGAAACGCGTCGTGCAATTGAAGTTGCAGATCAGGCGATGCAGGGCTGGAAAAAGAAAACCGCTAAAGAGCGTTCAGTGATATTGCGGAAGTGGTTCGACTTAATGATGGAGAATCAGGATGATCTGGCCATTATTATGACTGCGGAACAAGGCAAAGTATTTGCAGAATCTAAAGGCGAAGTGGCTTACGGTGCTTCGTTCGTTGAGTGGTTCGCCGAAGAGGCTAAACGTGTTTATGGTGACGTAATTCCAAACACGACTGCAGACCGCCGCTCTATCGTGATTAAGCAACCTATTGGCGTCGTTGCTGCGGTCACACCCTGGAACTTCCCTAACGCAATGATTACCCGGAAGGCCGCTCCGGCATTAGCCGTGGGTTGTGCCATTGTCTTAAAGCCTGCGGCTGAAACACCGCTGTCGGCATTAGCACTGGCGGAACTGGCTGACCGTGCCGGTATTCCTGCGGGTTTGTTCAATGTTGTTGCAGGCACAGCAGCCCCTGAAATTGGTGCTGAGCTGACTTCAAATCCAATCGTGAAGAAGTTTACCTTTACCGGTTCTACTCCGATTGGCAAATTGCTCATGCAGCAATGTGCTCAGACCGTTAAACGCACCTCAATGGAGTTAGGCGGCAATGCGCCGGTATTAGTATTCGAAGACGCTGATTTAGATAAAGCGGTCGCCGGTGCTATTTCAGCTAAATACCGCAACGCAGGCCAGACCTGTATTTGCGCTAATCGCATCATCGTTCAGGATACGGTTTACGATGCTTTCGTCGAGAAATTCACCGCGGCTGTGAATAAGTTCAGCTTAGGTAACGGCTTCGATAGTGCTACAACGATAGGCCCGCTGATTACAGCTAAAGCGGCCGCCAATGTGCACGCGCTTGTGGTAGATGCACAGGCAAAAGGCGCCAGCGTAACAACCGGGGGACAAATTGATACCCTCGGAGAGGCCTTCTATCAGCCGACTGTACTGGCACATCTGAGCAATAATATGCGTATCGCTAAAGAAGAAATTTTTGGTCCGGTTGCCCCTGTTTTTAAATTCAGTACTGAAGACGAAGCGATAGCCATGGCCAACGATACCGAGTTCGGATTGGCATCATATATTTTCACTAAAGATATATCGCGAGTCTGGCGTGTATCTGAAGCGATAGACTACGGCATGGTTGGGGTAAATGAAGTGGCGATCAGCTCTGAAGTTATTCCATTTGGTGGTGTTAAGGAGTCGGGTCAGGGTCGTGAAGGATCTAAGTATGGTCTGGATGACTATCTGGAGATTAAATATATCTGCATGGGTGATATTTAA